Part of the Corticium candelabrum chromosome 15, ooCorCand1.1, whole genome shotgun sequence genome, GATCCACGAGGCACATGACACTCTCAGAATGGTTACTACAATTTGTCTTGATCCTTTTGAGCCCAATTTATTATAACAATTTTGTAGATTCTAGATATGGCTATGTATACATTTGAGAAACAACTGGAAGAAGAGGTTCGTGCACAATCGAGCATTAAGTCAAATGGTGCTGCAGCCGAATCTGCTGTACAAAAAGTAAAGGACGATGTACAACAGGTCAGATTCAGATACAAGTATTTTATATCTGTGTTACTAAAATTATATTCTATTATAAGAAATTTGCTGCCGATGGTAGTAAAGCAACCGTCACCTACTACAGAGAAATCATGATGAAAATTATCATGCCGTTCTTGCTCAAAATAGTGACACCTTTGACTAAGCCTGTGAGATATACAGAGAGTGTCACAGTGATGACTGCAGACGTCAGCAATTGTCGTGTATCTATTTGTAGATCATTGACCCAATCAATGAAATTATTCCAGAACCGTTTCGAGAGATTGTTGATATTGAAGAGGAGTTTGAGAGTGTGTTGGAAGGCATTGTAGGTGGTGCTATTGACAAAGGTGAGAAACGAACCTAGGGAGTCTGTCAGTAGACAAAGGATGTGCAGTAATCTctgtttgtgcaatgttttTTCCTAGTTATTGAACATGTGACTGTTTCATAAGCAACAGTCTAGTGGATTTGAAGCCTACAGATTGCTGTTTTATGATCATattcttcttgtttgttgctattttatatattttgcaATCAGTTTGTAGCTGGGAACAATATTGCCACACTTGCCACTCTTAATGTTTTTAGTACACGTATGTGCGTTGTGCGAGTTCATGCGTTTGTGAGGTCAGGCATTTGTAAGTCTAGACCAATTCACCATTGTGCTTGCTTGTATGACATTATATAGGTCTCCAGAAAATGTTGCCGCTGAAGTAACCCGGGTAAGCATACTCGAACCACtctgttgaaattttaattttattcaCAAAGTTTGAGTCGCTTTGTGTAGTTTGTAGGTCACGTGAGAGGTAATTAGGCCAGTAGTATCTACTAGGTCACGTGAAAGTCTAGCGATAATGCAGTCTATGCAGTCTATGCAGTCTATGGTGTTCCACTTTGGAGCAGATGCCAAGATCCTCTTTGTGGGATGGAATATTACAAGCACTGGAGGTCTTGTTTCGGTAGATTACTGAGAGATGGCTGTAAATTAGAGCTTTAGATTTATTGCGTAGGAATGGTTGGCAGCTGTGTAGCAGTGATTGCGCTTTCTCTTCTTTACGAACTGTCGAAGACGTTTAAAGAGCTTTTGTTGCGACGACATTTGCAGAGCGGGGCAGGTCGATACAGCCTTTCACGACCTACTAATTATAGCTCCAATGATGCAGAGGCTGGTACAATCAGCGAAAGATCTCAATTGTTTAGCAAATGGAATAAGTGCGTTACCAACTACATCAATacttagtttaattaattaaacaatacgTACCACCCTTTTTCTTTTGATCAAATTTTGAGATTTTATCTGagttatcttaattaattaactaattaattataacgGTGGTGGTTTCGATTATTGTTAACCTATCTGCTTACTTTCAGAGTAATTGACTGCAGAACAGATAACGTTTTGTTGGTGCTTTTTCCATTTCTTTGTCACAGACGACTGACTGTTATTGTATTTGTCATAGGACAAAGTAATTAAGTATTGGCTATTGTATCGTAGcttaaatttgaaaatatgtgaagacaaacagacagacagacagatgaagcagatagacaggtagacataAAACAAGAAAGTCATACGTATCTGTTCTCATTTGGCTGTTTTTGCAGGAAACAAGCAACTCTAAGTTGGCTAGCACATTTGCTTCAAACGTTgctatattttattaatattactcTTGGATACTCTCTGATGATGGTTTTCATGACTTTGAATGTCTGGTTATGCCTTTCCTTGCTTTTTGGATTGACATTGGGTTATCTAGTATTTGCAAAAGGTAGACAATCATCGGAGTCGAACACAGAAGATTGTCATTGACCggtctatttttatttattcaaACAGTCATTTTAGTGTTTATGAGTGTTGCTGTTGATATCATGTTTAGCTGGTAAAATATTATCTATATATACAAAAGCTTCCAAAGTTTTGGGTCCATCAGTCTCTTCTGTTATTAAAGTGAAATTCAATTCCATTCCATTTGAAAGGTTGAAAACCTTTTGATGTTGTTTGGCTAGTTGCAATTTTCCCTTTTTTTCGTATTCGTTTCTTAAATGGATGCACAACATTGTTTACTTCCATACTGAAAGAGTAAGTTTCTGTAATTAGAATTGGATGCTTGAGACAATTGCCagtgtttctgtgttttgaAACTTGACAGAATGCTGACTGTTGTTGAAGTTGTTCTTCATTAACTTTATTGACATCATCTTGTCTCTGCTTGGTAGTCATACTCACTGCTGATTGTAACTCATCTTGTAGCACCCGGTTGACTTCTGCTTTCATGGACGTATAGTCCCAGCTTTCATTTGATGCAGGCGACCATAAACCTGACTGTTGAATGTCATTGTTTAGTAATGCTTTGGGAAGGCTTGAAATCTTGGACTTTAATTGTCTCGTTGATTTTGATTTGACTGGTTGATGTCGTCTTGATTTTGGTTGCATTGGTTTGTGTTCTAATTGAAGTTGTTTTTTGTCAATAAATGGTAGCTCGACATGTTGGTGCTGCAGCTGTGTTTGCTTTGTGTCGACATTGATCACAACTTGTTTTACTGGTGTAGGAAAATGTGCTAGAGCTCTGTTAGCTGCTGTGTTGCGTACTCCCAGTCTTTGTTTTTTGCACTGTGAACTTAGGCAAGAGCTTAAACTGATTTTCGGAAGTTTAAATTCTTTGTTTTTCTCTTGCTGGCCAAGTTGAGCATCTACTTTTTTCTGACTTGGACTGAAAATCAGAggattaatttttatattgcTTGCATTTGACTGGTGATCTTCATTGACAGATGAAGTCGAGCGTTGATGCCAGCTTGATGAGAGTCTGATAAGAGTAGCAATTCCCTACAGCAAGAGATacgtgtataatatagtgagTCATGCACGTACATGTCTATTTCCGGTACAGTGGAAGGTGACTATGTTCATACCAGATTCGGATGGCGCTGTGAGACATTTCGTGTAGTTGTAAAGTAGCGAGAGCAATCCGACATGTAAATAGCTTCTAGACTAGCTACTCTGCTCTGCAGTTCTCAGGCTTTTGTTTTGGGTAGCAACGAATTTATTCGGCGCACAGAGTGGTGGTCAGGTGTACGAGGCGTCTTAGACTCAAAGGTCTCCAGTAGACACTTCCGCCTATGTTACAATGGAACAAAGGCtcctactgtctgttcgcgTTTTGAATTCTACAGATGTTTGTATGCGGGGTTTTCAATCTACTGTAGTTGCCATGTAGCTAGATCTGATATGTAAAGATAGCCACGTGAGACTAATTAGATTAggtgcgtgcgtttgtgtgtgtgtgtgtgtgagtgtgtgtgtgtacccgATGGACGAGTCTTCTCGTTGTGAAGGGATTGATGTGGAAACCAAATCACTTTCTTTAGGTTTTCCCCCTCCGCATCTTCTTCAAAAAGCTGCCGAAGGATTGCAACAGGCGACCATCCATGCCATGGTAAACGGTCTTCACACAGGTTTAGTTCGGTTTGTGTCACAGTACTTTTTACTGTACGTAACTGTCCTATGCGTTGCCTAGAAATTGGAAAGGTCAAGTGATTTGATGTCGTACGGTCCACTTGAAGGCGAACGTACTTATCGTGAGGAGTTGGCCAAATTTCTGAGCAAAGAATACGAAGATCATGTTGATAGGTAATCATGTCTAGAAATCATACATATGGtaaatttgaaaaaatatattatttttaatattatatttttatatatcaCCATCTACAGCACTGTAGTTAGGTCCTGAACACATTACATTAATCATGCAGAAGGCTACTATGTAtctgcattaattaaaagtcCACAATTTTAATGACAGTATATAGTCATGTATCAGTGTAAGAATATTTGGTTTTACTGTAGTCTAGAACGTCATCTTGTGTGGTTTTATGTAAACGACAGTGGCTATTGGTCCTGCAGATAGCGCACCAGATCCTTCTCGAGTAgtatttgtgtacatgtattgcaAATAATCTATTAGAAAGCTAGCTGTCATTGTTTTACTAGTGACAGTTTGTTTCCTACGTCTGGAGCATCCCAGGGCTTATATATGTTGGCATCACAATACTTTCAAGCTGGAGATCTGGTGTTTGTTGAAGAGCTGTCTTTCTTTGCAGCAGTGGAGGTGCTAGGAAGGGATCTGAAACTGCAAGTCGTATCAGGTTATCTTGTTTGtatctgcatgtttgtgtgcgtctgcatgtacatgcatgtgtgcttgcatttgtgtttatttgtgtgtgtacgtttgtgtgtgtgtgtgtgtgtgtgtgtgtgtgtgtgtgtgtgtgtgtgtgtgtgtgtgtgtgtgtgtgtgtgtgtgtgtgtgtgtgtgtgttaacttTAACCTTcggcaagttgaagatggtgagTGGCTAGGGTGCGCTAGAGTAGCAAGCTGGTTACTCAAATCATATGTTGCTACTAAACGCAGAATAGAGCGCATTCCCCCGCGTGTGGACAAAAGCAGGGGTGGTGTTGGGGAAAGAGCCAGTGACGCCAGGAATAGAACTGGGCTTTGAAGATTGAGAGGCAACCCGGCAATCAAGGGGCTGTGCTCGCGGGAAGGGGTTATTGAGGGCTCTCCGACTGCCCCTAATAACTCAGTTTGTAGTCGGACTGCGATGCAATCTGCTTCTGATACCACAATAACATGGTCTGGTCATTCCATGAGATGTCCTATTCTGGACTGCTCTAGTGTGTTGTCATCAGTAAACTCCATGAGGAACCATGTAAAGAAATTTTATCATATATGCAATATAATGGTAAAGAATAGTTGCAAGTCAAGTTTACACTACCCTTCAACTGTTAGCTTAAGCTCTTCCTTTCATCGTAAGCGGAAAGAAATCAATGACGTGATGTGGAGAAAGAATCAATTGCTCAAGTTTGGTGTGTGGAATGTTCGAACATTAAAGGGTGTGGGCAGAACTGACCTTCTTGCCAAAGAGTTGATTACAACTGATATTACATTATGTGGCATTACTGAAACTCACTTACCTGGCGCAGGCATGATGGATTTAGATGAAGACTTCTGCTATCGTCTGTTGTTCTCTGGATCACCTGAGCTAGCTTCAAGGGGTGTTGGTCTAGTGGTTAGACATAATGTGATGAAGTCACTCAAATCGTTTGATTCTATCTCAGATAGGATATTGCGTGCTGACTGTCTCACTGACAAAGGAATTTTGAATGTCATTGTTGGATACACTCCAACAGAACAATGCGAAGAGGTAGTTAAAGATGAATTTTATCAACAACTTGATGTTGCTATGCATAAGACAGGTTCACTTGTTGTTGTGCTGGGTGACTTTAATAATGCTAGACTTGGAAAGGCAGTTTCAAGAATTGTTGGTCAGTTTGGTGTATCACAGTCAACCAGTGACAATGGTGTTAGACTGATAGAATCTTGTCAAGCACATAACCTGGGAATCACAAACACCTTTTTCCAGCATAAGAATATACACACTGCCACTTGGTATCCTCCTAATCCCAAATTACAGCCAAGTCTAAAAGACTATGTTTTGGTAAAGCAGTCTATGCAAAAAATGGTACATGATACAAGAGTACGACGAGGACCAGATTTTGACAGTGACCACAAACTTGTTTGTAGTAAGATGGTACTGAAACTTCAGAAACCATGTGGGAAAAGACGAGTGAAAACCTTTACACGGGACGTACTCAGTGATCCTATTGCTCTAGGCAAATATCGAAATAACGTCATGACTAGATCCACACAAAGATTATCTACTGAGACTGAAGCTATGTGGTCTGACTTTTGTATGCAATTATGGACTCTGCAAATGAACACCTCAATGTTGTTCAAACCAGGAAGAATAGATGGATGTCTGAGCGTACATTACAGTTGATAGCTGAGAAACGTGAAGCTCACATCGCTTGGATGAGATGTCAGGAAAACGAGATGACTAGAAAACATTATGTAAACAAGTGAAACAAGCAGTTTGACACGACAAAGAAGAGTGGTTGCGTGAACAAGCATCTGATTTAGAATATGACTTGAAACACCACAATCATTATGAATTTTTCAGGAAGCTCAAAAACTTTGATCACGTACTCATTCAACCTGCCTCAGTAATTTTAGATGAGCATGGTCAGAAACTACTTTATATCGACGATCAGTTAGATCGTTGGAAGAGACACTTTGACTCGGTATTAAATGTCAGACATCCTATTGCAATAGACTCTGGAATGGTTGTATGCTCTGTTGGGTCTGGTGCTCCACtcagtgaagaagaaatcaCCAATGCTATTAAAAAGTTAAAACATAATAGAGCATTTGGTAATGATGGAATAACAGCTGAAATTACTGAAAGCTGGGCCTACGGAGCTTTTTGATTGGCTATCTGAGCTTCTTCAGCAAGTTTGGTCTTCAGGAAGAGTGCCACAGGATTGGAAAGATTCAGTTCTTGTTCCTGTTTTCAAGAaaaaatgacagactaatATGCGACAACTATCGTGGTATTTCATTACTCAGTGTACCTGGAAAGGTATTAGCAAATATTCTTCTGGAACAACTTAAACAGCCAGTTGAACCTCTACTACTAGAAGCCCAATGTGGTTTTCGTTCGGGTAGAGGAACATTTGATCAAATATGGTTGGTTCGTCAGTTAATTGAAAAGTTTATTGAACATGAGTGTGCTTTTGACTTCGTACCTAGACAGGTTCTCAGACtacttttgaaagagagaGGCATTCAGGAACAAGTtgtacaattgattgttgacattcacgatggaacacattgtgttgtcaaatctaGTGGTGAgaagtcatcacaatttgaagtTACAACTGGTGTACGTCAGGGTTGTGTTATGTCTCCTGTATTATTTAATCTCGTCATGGACAAGATTGTATGCGAAGCACTGAACAAAGCTAAAGTTGGTggagtagaaattgaatacaggAAAGTGGGAAGTCTCTACATGAACTACAGAGTCAAAGCTCAGGAACTAGTGTCATTAAAGCTGCTATGTTTGCTGATGATTTAGCTTTAATTGGGAAGACCTCGGGTgaactacaaaagttagtaaACAATCTACATGAGTCCTGCTGTAAATGGGgaatgaaaatcagcatcaagaaaacaaaactgtTGAGCATTGGTTGCGAGCAGACATGCATTCTTCTTGAcggttctgttcttgaaaacgttacagagtttacttacttggggagtatcatgagccaaaatggtggatgcattgctgaaattgatgcttgtataagcaaagcaagtaaagttttcggttcctggaagaaaagggtatttaccaacagacagttttcaatctccacaaagatgaaaatttttCGTGCATTGGTGAGACCAgttttgctatatggatgtgagacttggtccgttacacaaccaaacttgcaacgcttaAATACATTCCGCATGCGATGCATTCGATCaattcttggtgtctcaagatggaataaaatcaagaattcagacaattagAACGAGCGTGTGCagaccctattgctatgacaatacagaaacaatgattgcaatggctgggccatctgctgcacatgagtgacaatcgtccccaaaaacaactactttgaagcagacttagtaatgcaacaagaccaacacatgggcctaaacagagatgggtagatgttgtcacaaaagACCTCAGGTCATTACGcatcagtcttcgtgatgctgatgattgtgctgcttggagaagcacTATTATGCTGCGTTGCCAAAatccatagtgggtatggtggaatcaaggttcaatgtgtgtgtgtgtgtgtgtgtgtgtgtgtgtgtgtgtgtgtgtgtgtgtgtgtgtgtgtggtgtgtgtgtgtgtgtgtgtgtgtgtgtgtgtgtgtgtgtgtgtgtgtgtgtgtgtgtgtgtgatgttatGTATTTTGAGTTAGTCCCTATGGATGAAAACGGTATCAAAACAACCGTGCTACAGAAACTTGTAAGTGAGaagttatcaacaaacaaggGGAAAGCAGGGATGACATTCAGAGCAATGGTTTATCTAATTACAATCTATCACAATCCAACTGGAATATGCTTATCAAAAGGTAAAGTTTTGTGGTGCTTTAATGGTGGCCATTTGCATCATAAGAACGGAATTTTGTGCAGATCGATGTCATGAAATAGTCGAAATTGCTAGGAAGAATGATTTACTAGTTGTATGCGACGATGTTTACCATTTGTTGCATCTGAATGGTGTGGTCCATCCTCGGTTGTACTCATATGACAAATGGTAAGTAATCATATCTAAGTGAGACacaaattaacttaattgacaGTACAGCAGGATACTAAAAAATGTTTCCACATATTGCATGCTAGATGTCAGCAgaggtaatttaattaattgacaagaAAAGAGCAACAAATTTGCAACTGCATCTGTTGAAGTTTTGATAAGAGTTGTTATGAATAGATTTTTTATAGCTTTTGATGTGTGTTTGCTCCTAAGGACTGATTCTGTCGATGGTGGGCATGTTGTATCCAATGGAACATTTTCTAAAATTTTTGCTCCAGGAATACGACTGGGGTGGATAGAAGGTCCACGACATGTGTTGAATAGGCTTCAGCAGAGGTATGTACATTTGCTATGCTATACCGTTGATTGACTTTACGTTGGATGGTATGTGCAGTGGTTGGTCCTGGAGTGGTGGTGGTCAAAGTCACTTTATGTCAGGAGTGATTGCAGCTGTGCTGCAACTTGGACTTCAGTATTCTCTTCTTAAAGAAGCCAGGGAACTTTACAAGGTGATGTGTATGAAGGAAACTGTCATTATTTTACAAATTATGTATATTGCTAGCCAGTATTATGGCAATGCTgtctgctttgtttgtttgtttgtttagacCTACTACACATTTTCTGCATGTGTAATATGATATCTATCTAGCGCTTGGTTTTCTGTTATCTTAAATTTATCTGACTGGTTTGAACAACATGGTTTTTGTCACTTGCAATGGTTTTGCTGTCTGGAGTGCCTTTCTTtgtctactgctgctgctaTTCTTATAAGAATTATGAgttgaattaattatttatttattgctaaCACAAAGTCTGTATATCAATGAATGAACAGTCAATTGATATTCTGTTGACTTGCTACGGTATGTGTGATAGAGGAATGCTGACAGTGTATGTGAGATTTTTGAAGACCTTTTGCCTTCTTCCATCAAGTTTATAAAGCCGGAAGTAATTGTGACAATCTTAGATATGTCCTATTGAGGTAATATGTACGTGTGCTGCAATAGGGAGGATTCTTTGTTTGGCTTCAACTGCCAGAACCTCTTTGTGCTGCAGGTGAGTACTGTAGCATTATAGAGGTATACCTAGATTTTGTTATatgtacaattaattaagaaatttcTGTTGTAGATCTTCTTGAAATATGTAGGAAAGAAGATGTTAGCTTTTGTCCTGGGGAAGTGTAAGTAGCGGCATGAATTGAAGTTGGTAATTTAATGATTTGTAATAACATTGGCATTCCATGAAGTTTCAGCGTTGAAAGACTACACAGGAACTGTTTACGCATTTGCTACAGCAATCTTACTCACAATGAGGTCATGGAAGACGTGAAAAAGCTTGTGCGATGTCTCCAAACAGTGGTACCAGTAAAGACACCAAGCTGTTGACTTCAGCAATTGATGAAAGAAATTTATCAGGCAAACCTCTAGCTGTAGTACTAATATTGTAGCTAGTCTGTTGCTAAGAGAGTTGTTATTCACTATTTCAGAGCAGTGTATAGGTGTActagtagtgtgtgtgtgtgtgtgtgtgtgtgtgtgtgtgtgtgtgtgtgtgtgtgtgtgtgtgtgtgtgtgtgtgtgtgtgtgtgtatgtgtgtgtgtgtgtgtgtgtgtgtgtgtgtgtgtgtgtgtgcgtgcgtgcgtgcgtgcgcccgtgtgtgtgtgtgtgtgtgtgcgtgtgtgcgtgcgcgtgtgtgtgtgtgtgtccttgcGCGCCCTCggaacgtctggccacgcgaggtAGGCTGGGTTTGTCTCGCAGGATGTagcgggaagggtctggctacgcgagactagaacTTACTCTAATTTCGTAAATGTTCGGCATACATTTAATTTCGGCAATTTCGGCGAAGGGTCTGCCATGCCCAAATTAAATGTCCACCCAAATTTAATGCCCATTCAAATGTTGGATCAGTTTCTTCTGAAACATTCAAaacagacattactagtaCCATTAGTCTAGGTACTGTAAGCACATTATATGTTTGCCAAAAATCTGGGCAACTGTCGGCACTTTGACCAAACAAATATAATTGGGAAATTACTACTACATCACAACCTCTCGCACTTTCTctagaaagcaaacatcaGCTCCTCGCTAATAATTATCTATGCCTCCATAGAGACGATTGCACAGAAAGCGAATTGAAGGTGCAATCCCAGTAGAAACTGCAACGAGAGCACCTTTCTGGCCGTGCGGGTGACTGTCAAAGATCCCAACTGTCGCGTTCTCGGTGACAACCACTGCCCGTGATCTCCCTTTTACAATGAAAACAGCAGCAGTGGTATTCGAATACATCTGTCGCCTATTTGTCAAGAATTGAGACGCCTTTGTGAGGCAGCTCTCCAGAGCGCAACCTAAGTATCATGGGACTTTGACACCTAATACCAAGAATTCGAGCTTCCACACCGCATGTCGCGCTAATAAAAAATGGAGAGggttggctacgcgagactaccacgTAGTAGTAGTCTAGAACGCGCCGAATGATATGATATGCGTCTAGTACTGTATTTAGTATGCGAAGGTTCCTGCCAA contains:
- the LOC134191302 gene encoding high affinity copper uptake protein 1-like codes for the protein MQSMVFHFGADAKILFVGWNITSTGGMVGSCVAVIALSLLYELSKTFKELLLRRHLQSGAGRYSLSRPTNYSSNDAEAGTISERSQLFSKWNKKQATLSWLAHLLQTLLYFINITLGYSLMMVFMTLNVWLCLSLLFGLTLGYLVFAKGRQSSESNTEDCH
- the LOC134191416 gene encoding uncharacterized HTH-type transcriptional regulator YdfD-like isoform X1, yielding MDESSRCEGIDVETKSLSLGFPPPHLLQKAAEGLQQATIHAMKLERSSDLMSYGPLEGERTYREELAKFLSKEYEDHVDSDSLFPTSGASQGLYMLASQYFQAGDLVFVEELSFFAAVEVLGRDLKLQVVSVPMDENGIKTTVLQKLVSEKLSTNKGKAGMTFRAMVYLITIYHNPTGICLSKDRCHEIVEIARKNDLLVVCDDVYHLLHLNGVVHPRLYSYDKWTDSVDGGHVVSNGTFSKIFAPGIRLGWIEGPRHVLNRLQQSGWSWSGGGQSHFMSGVIAAVLQLGLQYSLLKEARELYKRNADSVCEIFEDLLPSSIKFIKPEGGFFVWLQLPEPLCAADLLEICRKEDVSFCPGEVFSVERLHRNCLRICYSNLTHNEVMEDVKKLVRCLQTVVPVKTPSC
- the LOC134191416 gene encoding uncharacterized HTH-type transcriptional regulator YdfD-like isoform X2 — its product is MSYGPLEGERTYREELAKFLSKEYEDHVDSDSLFPTSGASQGLYMLASQYFQAGDLVFVEELSFFAAVEVLGRDLKLQVVSVPMDENGIKTTVLQKLVSEKLSTNKGKAGMTFRAMVYLITIYHNPTGICLSKDRCHEIVEIARKNDLLVVCDDVYHLLHLNGVVHPRLYSYDKWTDSVDGGHVVSNGTFSKIFAPGIRLGWIEGPRHVLNRLQQSGWSWSGGGQSHFMSGVIAAVLQLGLQYSLLKEARELYKRNADSVCEIFEDLLPSSIKFIKPEGGFFVWLQLPEPLCAADLLEICRKEDVSFCPGEVFSVERLHRNCLRICYSNLTHNEVMEDVKKLVRCLQTVVPVKTPSC